In the Streptomyces spororaveus genome, GCTCGCATCCTGCGTCTTCAGCGCGACCACTACCTGCCGCTGAAGGTCATCCGAGAGCAGCTCGACGCGCTCGCACGCGGGGAGCAGATCCGCATCCCGGCGCCCACCGCGCACGGGGACTCCACCGATCCCGCCGGACCGGCGGCCGTCTACGGCGAAGTCGGGCGGGAACGGGCCACCGCGGCCCGGGTCGGCCGGGCGGAGCTGCTCGCTGCCGCCGGGGTGGACGAGGTGCAGCTGGTCGAGTGGGAGTCGTACGGGCTGCTCGCCGAGGGCCCGGACGGCGGGTTCGACGCCGAGGCGGTCACGGTCGCCCGCCTGGTGGCCGATCTGGGCCGCTTCGGGCTGGAGCCGCGGCACCTGCGTGCCATGAAGGCCGCCGCGGACCGCGAGGCGGGGCTGGTGGAGCAGGTCGTGGCACCGCTGCGCCGGCATCGCAACCCGCAGACCCGGGCTCATGCGGAGGCCACCCTGAAGGAGCTCGCGGGGCTTTCCGTACGGCTCCACGAGGCGCTCGTACAGACCGCTCTCGGGGTTCGGCTGCCCTGAGGTGAGGGGCCCGACTACCCAAACCTGCCGAGCAGGTCCTAGGGTTGCTGTGTGAACGAGCTCGACGTTGTGGGTGTCCGGGTGGAAATGCCCTCCAACCAACCGATCGTGCTCCTGCGTGAAGTGGGAGGCGACCGGTACCTCCCCATCTGGATCGGTCCAGGGGAGGCGACCGCCATTGCCTTCGCGCAGCAGGGGATGGCCCCTGCCCGACCGCTGACGCACGACCTGTTCAAGGACGTGCTGGAGGCGGTCGGCGAGGAGCTCACCGAGGTCCGCATCACGGATCTGCGGGAGGGTGTCTTCTACGCGGAGCTCGTCTTCGCCAGCGGGGTCGAGGTGAGTGCGCGGCCTTCGGACGCCATAGCTCTCGCCCTGCGGACGGGGACGCCGATCTACGGCAGTGACGGCGTGCTGGACGACGCCGGAATCGCCATTCCGGACGAGCAGGAGGACGAGGTGGAGAAGTTCCGCGAGTTCCTCGACCAGATCTCGCCGGAGGACTTCGGTACCGGCCCGCAGTGAGGTGTCGGCCGCGTCGTCCTCGGGGATCCTCCGCCCATTCGATTAGCCTTTCCCCGCAAAGGGATACGGGAAACCACTCTCAGGGTGATTATCACTCGGCGTGCCGAGTGTGGCGATCGTTGACGCACCCCTGGTGACTGCCTACCTTCGAGGTGGGCAGGTCAAGGACGGAGGGTCGGCGTGAGGATCACGGGCGACGGTACGACCGGGGGCACCCCCGCACGGAGTGAGGCTGGGCCGTACCCGTTGCACGGCGGGGCGGTCGGTGCCGCGCGCCGTCAGCCGGAGTCGACGCACGTCGGACCGGTGAGCGGTGACCCGGAGCCCGAGCAGATCGGCTACCGCGGGCCTACCGCGTGCGCCGCGGCCGGCATCACCTACCGGCAGCTCGACTACTGGGCCCGGACCGGGCTGGTGGAGCCCAGCGTGCGGGCCGCCCACGCGGCGGGGACGCAGCGGCTGTACAGCTTCCGCGACGTCATGGTCCTCAAGATCGTCAAGCGCTTCCTGGACACCGGGGTGGCGCTGCAGAACATCCGCACGGCGGTGCAGCACCTGCACGACCGGGACCTCGCGGACCTCGAACGGATGACGCTGATGAGCGACGGCGCCACCGTGTACGAGTGCACCTCGCCGGACCAGGTCGTGAGCCTGCTCCAGGGCGGTCAGGGCGTTTTCGGCATCGCCGTGGGCGTGGTGTGGCGCGACGTGGAGAGCGCGCTGTCGCAGCTGCACGGGGAGCGCGTGGACACCGGCGAGACCCTCGTCCGGCACAACCCGACCGACGAGCTCGCCGCCCGCCGCAACCGGGCCGTCTGACCCGAGCCCCGGCGTTGTCAGTGGCGTAGGGCAGCATCGGGCTGTGAGAGCCGCGCCGACCATCCTGCACCTGGACATGGACGCCTTCTACGCCTCCGTGGAGCAGGCGTCGAAGCCGAGCCTGCGGGGCAAGGCCGTCATCGTCGGCGGCCTCGGGCCCCGTGGGGTCGTCGCCACCGCCTCGTACGAGGCCAGGCGGTTCGGCGTGCATTCCGCGATGCCGATGGGGCAGGCACGGCGGCTCTGCCCGAACGGCGCGTACCTGATTCCCCGCTTCAGCCTCTACCGGCAGGTCAGCGACGTGGTGATGGCCATGCTGCGGGAACTGTCGCCCCTGGTGGAGCCCCTGAGCCTGGACGAGGCCTTCGTGGACCTGGAGGCGGGCGGGGTGGCCTTCGACTCGCGCAGCGCGCGGGAGACGGGGGAGCGGCTGCGGGCCGACATCAGGGCCGTGACGGGGCTCAGCGGGTCGGTGGGGCTGGCCGGGTCGAAGATGCTGGCCAAAGTGGCGTCGGAGGAGGCCAAGCCCGCCGGGCTGCTGCTGATCGAGCCGGGGACGGAGCGCGAGCTGCTCGCGCCGATGTCGGTGCGGACCCTGCCCGGGGTGGGGCCGGCCACGGGCGAGCACTTGCGCCGGGCCGGGATCACCACGGTGGGGGAGCTGGCGGAGGCCGGGGAGGACGAGCTGGTCCGGATGGTCGGCCGCTCGGCCGGTGCCGGGCTGTACCGGATGGCGCTCGGGCTGGACGACCGGCCGGTGGTCGCGGAGCGCGACGCCAAGTCGGTGTCGGTCGAGGACACCTTCGACGTGGACCTGCACGACCGGGTACGGATCCGCGGGGAGGTGCAGCGGCTCGCCGACCGGTGTGTGCAGCGGCTGCGGGGCTCGGGGCACTCGGGGCGCACGATCGTGCTCAAGGTGCGGCGGTACGACTTCTCCACGCTGACCCGGTCCGAGACCCTGCGCGGGCCCACGGACGACCCGGCGGTCGTGCGGGAGGCGGCGGCACGGCTGCTGGAGGGCGTGGACACCACGGGTGGGGTGCGGCTGCTGGGCGTGGGGGTGAGCGGCCTGGCGGACTACACGCAGGAGGACCTGTTCGCACAGTCGCTCGCCGCTGAGCCGGACGTGGCGGAAGGATCGGACGGAGCGGAAGGATCGGACGGAGCGGAAGGAGCGGGCGGGGCTGACGGAGCGGGCGGGGTCGGAGGGCAGGCGGCGGCCGTTGCCGCCCCGGCGGAGACCGAGGGGGCCCAGGAGGCGGCCGGGCCGCCAGGGGCGCCCGAACCGGCCCCTGAACGCCGCTGGACGGCCGGGAGCGACGTGCGGCATTCCGTGTACGGGCCCGGATGGGTGCAGGGCAGTGGCGTCGGGCGGGTGACCGTGCGGTTCGAGCAGCCCGGATCGGAGCCCGGCCGGGTGCGGACCTTCCGGGTGGACGACCCCGAGCTGGAGCCGTCCGATCCGCTCCCACTGGTGGGGGACACCCCCTAGCGGGTGTCTTGCCGATCAGGGCGGGCTCGCGGTGGCCGGTGCCGCGCCTCGCCGCGTTGTCCTCGGTCGGCGACGCTCCGCGTCGCCTCCCTCGTCCGCCTTGCCATGCACGGCACCGGCCACCGCTCCCTGATCCACCCTGATCGACAAGACACCCCCTAGCTCTCGTCACCCGCCAGGCGGCCGAAATCGCGGTTGAAGTCCGCGGGGAGGGTCGTGTCCAGCCCGTAGTGGTGGTAGAGCTGCAGCTCCTGCTCGGGGGAGAGGTGGCGCCCGACGCCGAAGTCCGGGGCGTCCCTGATCAGCGCGCGTTCGAAGGGCACCCGGAGGGTGTCGCCCACCAGCTCGCTCGGCTCCAGCGGGACGAAGGCGTCCCGGCTGAAGAGCCCCGTCCGGACCGCGGCCCACTCCGGCACGCCCGTGGCATCGTCGAGGTAGACCTCGTCGATCGTGCCGATCTTGGTGCCATTGCGGTCGAACGCCTTGCGGCCGATCAGGCTGCGCGGATCGATGTCGGTCTGCACGGTCCCTCCAAAAGGTCGCAACTGCTCCGTAATGACTACAGAAGTGCATATCCGCAGCGGAGGCCACTCGGGGGAGGGTCCAGATCCTCGCTGGTACGCTGGTGAACGGCTGTCGACCCTGTGCGGGAGAGTCCTCCGAGTGAACGAGACGGAGGCGCCGAAGGAGCAAATCCTCCCCGGAATCTCTCAGGCATACGTACCGCACGGACGAGGCCACTCTGGAAAGCAGGGCGGGTACCGGGCGCGCAGTGCCGGTCCCCCTCCTCACCGACGGTGAAAGCCGGACCTCTCGGGCGACCCCCGTGACTCCGGTGAAACTCTCAGGTGCAGATGACAGAGGGGGAGGCCGTCCGGGTGCCAGCGCCGTGGTGCCCCTCGCAGGTCATACGACCAGGAGGCCTCCGTACATGACCGCCAACCGCATTCCGCTCTCCCAGCTGGAGCGAGGCATCCCCTTCGAACAGCGCCACATCGGCCCGGATGCCGAGGCGCAGGCGAAGATGCTCGCCCAGGTGGGCTACGGCTCCCTGGACGAACTGACCGCTGCCGCGGTACCGGATGTGATCAAGACCGCCGAGGCGCTCGACCTGCCCGAGGCGCGCACCGAGGCCGAGGTGCTGGCCGAGCTGCGCTCGCTCGCCGACCGCAACCAGGTCCTCTCGCCGATGATCGGTCTCGGCTACTACGGGACCTTCACGCCGCCGGTGATCCTCCGCAACGTCATGGAGAACCCGGCCTGGTACACGGCGTACACGCCCTACCAGCCGGAGATCTCCCAGGGCCGCCTCGAAGCGCTCCTGAACTTCCAGACCGTCGTCGCCGAGCTGACCGGCCTGCCGACCTCGGGCGCCTCGCTGCTCGACGAGGGCACCGCGGCCGCCGAGGCCATGACCCTGGCCCGCCGCGTGGGCAGGGCCAAGGGCAACATCTTCCTGGTGGACGCCGACGCGCTGCCGCAGACCATCGCCGTCATCG is a window encoding:
- a CDS encoding PRC-barrel domain-containing protein yields the protein MQTDIDPRSLIGRKAFDRNGTKIGTIDEVYLDDATGVPEWAAVRTGLFSRDAFVPLEPSELVGDTLRVPFERALIRDAPDFGVGRHLSPEQELQLYHHYGLDTTLPADFNRDFGRLAGDES
- a CDS encoding DNA polymerase IV: MRAAPTILHLDMDAFYASVEQASKPSLRGKAVIVGGLGPRGVVATASYEARRFGVHSAMPMGQARRLCPNGAYLIPRFSLYRQVSDVVMAMLRELSPLVEPLSLDEAFVDLEAGGVAFDSRSARETGERLRADIRAVTGLSGSVGLAGSKMLAKVASEEAKPAGLLLIEPGTERELLAPMSVRTLPGVGPATGEHLRRAGITTVGELAEAGEDELVRMVGRSAGAGLYRMALGLDDRPVVAERDAKSVSVEDTFDVDLHDRVRIRGEVQRLADRCVQRLRGSGHSGRTIVLKVRRYDFSTLTRSETLRGPTDDPAVVREAAARLLEGVDTTGGVRLLGVGVSGLADYTQEDLFAQSLAAEPDVAEGSDGAEGSDGAEGAGGADGAGGVGGQAAAVAAPAETEGAQEAAGPPGAPEPAPERRWTAGSDVRHSVYGPGWVQGSGVGRVTVRFEQPGSEPGRVRTFRVDDPELEPSDPLPLVGDTP
- a CDS encoding bifunctional nuclease family protein translates to MNELDVVGVRVEMPSNQPIVLLREVGGDRYLPIWIGPGEATAIAFAQQGMAPARPLTHDLFKDVLEAVGEELTEVRITDLREGVFYAELVFASGVEVSARPSDAIALALRTGTPIYGSDGVLDDAGIAIPDEQEDEVEKFREFLDQISPEDFGTGPQ
- the ftsR gene encoding transcriptional regulator FtsR, whose translation is MLRTPTGGAPRSGTAGPAGRLVSIGTVLTTLRDEFPDVTISKIRFLEAEGLVEPRRTPSGYRKFSTEDVERLARILRLQRDHYLPLKVIREQLDALARGEQIRIPAPTAHGDSTDPAGPAAVYGEVGRERATAARVGRAELLAAAGVDEVQLVEWESYGLLAEGPDGGFDAEAVTVARLVADLGRFGLEPRHLRAMKAAADREAGLVEQVVAPLRRHRNPQTRAHAEATLKELAGLSVRLHEALVQTALGVRLP
- a CDS encoding MerR family transcriptional regulator, giving the protein MRITGDGTTGGTPARSEAGPYPLHGGAVGAARRQPESTHVGPVSGDPEPEQIGYRGPTACAAAGITYRQLDYWARTGLVEPSVRAAHAAGTQRLYSFRDVMVLKIVKRFLDTGVALQNIRTAVQHLHDRDLADLERMTLMSDGATVYECTSPDQVVSLLQGGQGVFGIAVGVVWRDVESALSQLHGERVDTGETLVRHNPTDELAARRNRAV